The DNA window GTGCTGGGCTGCAAGTCCTCGACCTTCGCCTTCCGCGTGTCGATCTGCACGCCCGCCACCTCGGCATTCCCCCGCGCCAGCGCCACCACGAAGGCGTCGATGTCGCTCGCCAGCACCGGAGGTCCCTCCGCGCGCACGCGCGCACGCGCAGCCTCTCGCAGCTCCACCATGTACTTCGCCGCCGCCTCATCGTGGCAGCCCCACCGCTCGAAGCCGAACTGACGCGCGGCATCGTCCTCCGCCGCCAGCAACCCGGGCGCGATGTTGCGCGCCCAGAGCGCCCCCTCGATGGCGATCGTACCCGCACCGCACATGGGATCGATCAGCGGCCGCTCCCGATCCCACCCCGACAACCGGAGCAACGCCGCCGCCAGCGTCTCCTTCAACGGCGCCTGACCGGCCGCGCTGCGGAACCCCCGCCGGTGCAGCGAAGCGCCGCCCAGATCGGCGTAGACCGTCGCCCGATCGCGCACGAGGTGCACGAAGATCAGCACATCGGGGTCCTCCCGATCCACACTCGGCCGCGCGCCGTGGTGGCGCCGGAGCTGATCGACCACCGCATCCTTCGTCTTCTGCGCAATGAACTGGATGTGGGTCAGCGCGCTGGAGCGGCACGCCGCCCGCACCGCCAGGGTGCGCGAGGGATCGAGGAAGCGCGTCCAGTCGATGCCACCGACCCCTTCGTACAGCGCGTCCTCGTTCGGCGCGTCGAAGCTCCCCAACTCGGCCAGCACCCGCTGAGCGCAGCGCAGCTCGAAGCAAGCCCGGAACCCCTCCTCCATGGGCCCGACGAAGTGAACCCCCCCGCGGTCGGCCCGCACACCACGGAACCGCAGCTCCCGCAGCTCGTCCCGGATCGCAGGCTCCGTCCCCTTGGCGGCGGTGGCGAAGAAGTCCATGAGGACAGCCTTCTAGACCAGGTGACCGCAAACGTCGGCCCGATTCACCACCGACCCCGGAACGCCCGTCGAAACCTTCACGCCCGGAGCCCCTCCTGCAGCGCTCGTGCTCTCGCCGGAGGGCGCGACGCGGTCACCTTCGGCCGCGCGTCGACGACGGTCGTGGTACTCGTCTCGATTCTACCTCGCCCCTCGCCTTGCGGAGCCCACGCGCCGTGTTCTGCACGGAAGCGATTGCATGTCATGCGTCGTGACGAGTCGGGATACGTCCGTCGATCAGGATGCGGGGCCCGTCTCACCGCTTCATTTCCCTGCCAGAAGATGCGGAGGGTGAAGGCTGGCCGGCGGAGCGCGAGCCGAAGCGTCTGTGGGCGCATAGC is part of the Chondromyces crocatus genome and encodes:
- a CDS encoding THUMP domain-containing class I SAM-dependent RNA methyltransferase, yielding MDFFATAAKGTEPAIRDELRELRFRGVRADRGGVHFVGPMEEGFRACFELRCAQRVLAELGSFDAPNEDALYEGVGGIDWTRFLDPSRTLAVRAACRSSALTHIQFIAQKTKDAVVDQLRRHHGARPSVDREDPDVLIFVHLVRDRATVYADLGGASLHRRGFRSAAGQAPLKETLAAALLRLSGWDRERPLIDPMCGAGTIAIEGALWARNIAPGLLAAEDDAARQFGFERWGCHDEAAAKYMVELREAARARVRAEGPPVLASDIDAFVVALARGNAEVAGVQIDTRKAKVEDLQPSTPPGHVLVNPPYGERLVGGQALYREMARVFRRLRGHRVAILSGTPGIEYAMAQRLPEPPVPEPRSLSVWNGAIECRLLTYDIP